A region of Culicoides brevitarsis isolate CSIRO-B50_1 chromosome 1, AGI_CSIRO_Cbre_v1, whole genome shotgun sequence DNA encodes the following proteins:
- the LOC134837723 gene encoding probable cytochrome P450 28a5, with protein MLVILALFVVFGSLLYYYLTHNYDYWKNRGITGPEPKLFVGTLPSTYNKKVHLFYEIDEIYRKYKGKQSVVGIYRGIVPELLILDPELIKSCMTTNYKYFGKPGSNFESLTKETDPLFGRNPFNLEGEEWKEKRGEILPAFSSQRIKALFPIMEAVVDKMKQYIKAEMKVLENIETREMCSKYTTDIVCNSIFGVDSGAFSEQKSELRDIARNIFKPPWYTFIVFGLAPNFPFILKLLPLRLVPEKYTNFITDLLEKSIAYRKETKLERQDFVDFLIQLQQKKGISNLDIAGHTMTFFFDGIESSSITLSFVFYELAKNKQVQDKLRQLLNEIKQKDGNFEYDNLVDHEYLDQVLMETMRLHPALPQLRRKCTETYDMKLPEGQIVRIEKGIVIGFPTMKIFTDPEYYGSDAEQFVPERFNAEHGGVKHFRDKGVFYPFGDGPRICLGQRFAHAQVKCAIAQIVTNFDISVSDKMPENPEYNPMDLLLAFKGGILLKFKEI; from the exons atgttGGTCATTTTGGcgctttttgtcgtttttggaagtcttttgtattattatttgactCACAACTACGACTATTGGAAGAACCGAGGAATAACAGGTCCCGAACCAAAACTTTTTGTGGGTACTTTGCCAAGCActtacaataaaaaagttcaCTTGTTCtatgaaattgatgaaatttacag aaaatacAAAGGTAAACAAAGCGTTGTTGGAATTTACCGTGGAATCGTCCCAGAATTGCTAATTTTGGATCCTGAGCTTATAAAAAGTTGCATGACGACGAATTACAAATATTTCGGCAAACCTGGAAGTAATTTCGAAAGt ttgacaaAAGAAACGGATCCTCTTTTCGGCCGAAATCCATTTAACTTGGAAGGCGAAGAATGGAAAGAAAAACGTGGAGAAATCTTGCCTGCTTTTTCGAGTCAAAga ataaaggCGCTTTTCCCCATTATGGAAGCAGTTGTCGACAAGATGAAGCAATATATCAAAGCAGAAATGAAAGttttggaaaatattgaaactcgTGAGATGTGTTCGAAGTACACAACAGACATCGTTTGCAATTCAATCTTCGGCGTTGATTCCGGAGCTTTTTCCGAACAAAAATCTGAACTACGAGACATTGCACGGAACATTTTTAAGCCTCCATGGTACACTTTCATCGTATTTGGACTTGCTCCGAATTTTCCTTTCATCCTAAAACTCCTGCCATTGCGACTTGTACCTGAAAAATACACGAATTTTATAACGGATTTGTTGGAAAAAAGCATCGCTTATcgaaaagagacaaaattagAACGTCAGGATTTCGTCGATTTCCTCATCCAATTGCAGCAAAAGAAAGGAATCAGTAATCTTGACATCGCTGGACACACAATGACCTTTTTCTTCGATGGCATCGAGTCTTCTAGCATAACCTTGTCCTTTGTCTTCTACGAATTAGCTAAAAATAAGCAAGTTCAAGACAAATTACGGCAATTATTGAACGAAATTAAGCAAAAAGATGGAAATTTCGAGTATGACAATCTCGTAGATCACGAATATTTGGATCAAGTACTCATGGAAACGATGCGCCTTCATCCTGCTTTGCCTCAATTACGACGAAAATGCACCGAAACGTACGACATGAAGTTGCCCGAAGGTCAAATTGTGAGAATTGAAAAAGGAATTGTCATTGGATTTCCAACTATGAAGATTTTTACTGATCCCGAGTATTATGGATCGGATGCGGAGCAATTTGTGCCGGAACGCTTCAACGCAGAGCACGGCGGAGTAAAGCATTTCCGAGATAAAGGagttttttatccttttggtGATGGACCTCGTATCTGTTTGGGTCAGCGGTTCGCTCATGCTCAAGTAAAATGCGCCATCGCTCAGATTGTGACGAATTTCGACATTTCCGTAAGTGATAAAATGCCCGAAAATCCGGAATATAATCCGATGGACTTACTTTTAGCCTTTAAAGgaggaattttattaaaatttaaagaaatttaa
- the LOC134837143 gene encoding protein spartin has product MTSFKVWQATYTCLKDTHDDAFKAVDRAIKLEELEKPELAIQEYKKAVTLIDRALNIIVEPPEELDDTWNEGVKMVNKMKSAREEILMRVAAVDKGIEKRKMQEKPVEINAVSTRPRTYEELAQALRDMQYNELNAVQYLELLFSCDEVKFYRIKVTGEVTSGQEVSTFRIVRLEKDDKQNLDSTIFLQVIPTNHATRIENAEEPLLELDEASLVSPEERPPSMTTSSCQTTEDDLGAVGGESRDPSWVYPIIPGVSPCYRTEYGAFIFPDLETNDGSAVGIVLPEGADQVVLEILVELLQGVMKKGGVIEFGDAEVTRVRRNVPVRVSETIVKGAYYISKGMIYSAEKTGEFLNYSTPYLISKIQKAEPNTQQPISGNVNTSIQVAKTVTGVAAKFTGYVAGKVGSATAGLGQWLAPHIQKRGSQLLTHSFGYDHDEANETMKDVLTIAAGAVEGFGTVYSGLENSASILGRSLSQNTVKVVEHRYGQEAGLATGDTFDTVGNVINLSRDINIFTPKGFAKKAVKNTGKAVVTDFLPRSDSMTASSSLTGINYANLSVLAKDLAKEKN; this is encoded by the exons ATGACATCGTTCAAAGTGTGGCAAGCGACGTACACATGTCTCAAGGACACGCACGATGATGCCTTCAAAGCGGTTGATCGAGCCATTAAATTAGAGGAGTTGGAAAAGCCCGAATTAGCCATTCAAGAGTACAAAAAAGCCGTAACGTTGATCGATAGGGCTTTGAATATCATCGTTGAACCGCCCGAGGAACTGGATGACACGTGGAACGAAGGCGTTAAAATGGTGAACAAGATGAAAAGTGCTCGTGAAGAGATTTTGATGCGAGTTGCTGCTGTCGATAAGGGCATTGAGAAACGAAAAATG caAGAAAAGCCGGTTGAAATTAATGCTGTGAGTACCCGTCCTCGTACTTATGAAGAACTTGCACAAGCTTTGCGGGACATGCAGTATAACGAATTGAATGCTGTTCAATATCTGGAACTGTTATTCTCGTGTGATGAAGTCAAATTCTACCGAATTAAGGTTACGGGCGAAGTTACGAGTGGTCAGGAAGTATCAACCTTCCGCATTGTGCGATTGGAGAAGGatgacaaacaaaatttgGATTCTACGATATTTTTGCAAGTAATTCCCACAAATCATGCGACAAGAATCGAAAATGCGGAAGAACCATTACTCGAATTGGACGAAGCTTCGTTGGTATCTCCCGAAGAAAGGCCTCCGTCGATGACAACGTCTTCCTGCCAAACGACAGAAGATGATCTTGGAGCAGTTGGAGGCGAATCTCGTGACCCATCATGGGTATATCCCATCATTCCGGGTGTTTCGCCGTGTTATCGCACCGAATATGGCGCCTTCATCTTCCCGGATCTCGAAACAAACGACGGAAGTGCCGTCGGAATTGTCTTGCCCGAGGGCGCGGATCAAGTTGTACTCGAAATTTTGGTCGAATTACTTCAGGGCGTCATGAAAAAGGGCGGCGTCATCGAGTTTGGCGACGCCGAAGTCACTCGTGTGCGTCGAAACGTTCCCGTACGCGTTTCCGAAACAATTGTCAAGGGCGCTTACTACATTTCCAAAGGCATGATATACTCTGCTGAGAAAACCGGCGAATTTCTGAACTACAGCACGCCGTATCTCATctcaaaaatccaaaaagcCGAGCCAAATACGCAACAACCCATCTCGGGAAATGTCAATACGAGCATTCAAGTCGCCAAAACAGTGACAGGCGTTGCGGCAAAATTCACAGGATACGTTGCGGGCAAAGTTGGTTCCGCAACAGCTGGTTTGGGACAATGGTTAGCGCCACATATCCAAAAACGTGGTTCACAATTGCTCACACACTCTTTCGGATATGATCACGACGAGGCAAATGAAACGATGAAAGATGTACTTACGATAGCAGCAGGCGCTGTTGAGGGATTCGGGACTGTTTACAGCGGATTAGAGAATTCAGCGTCAATTTTGGGACGAAGTTTGAGCCAAAATACAGTAAAAGTCGTTGAACATCGTTACGGACAAGAAGCGGGACTTGCAACGGGTGATACTTTCGATACTGTGGGCAACGTCATCAACTTGAGTCGCGATATAAACATTTTCACACCGAAAGGATTCGCCAAAAAAGCCGTCAAAAATACAGGAAAGGCAGTTGTAACGGATTTTCTGCCGAGATCTGACTCGATGACAGCCAGTTCGAGTCTCACAGGCATCAATTATGCGAATCTCTCCGTACTTGCCAAAGATCTTGCCAAGGAAAAGAATTAG
- the LOC134837722 gene encoding probable cytochrome P450 28d1: MFSGIIIFFVVRSLWIFYQFLKRKHNYWIARGVVGPKPTFLIGSFPSIINKWRHNLDEISILYEKFKDKAPFIGIYYGLKPALMILDPQIARSIMISDFSHFTDTVGSFSIDKEIDPLIGLNPFFLKGDEWKEKRSEISPAFSNTRIKFIFPLMEKSAIQCIETLLKSNKNLKNLEMREICAEFTTNVVASSVLGVETCKINSYNLRNLSKNVLKPSFRLVYVLFLAPFFPGIAKRLKVKLCRDREENLLKKLFTEAVKNRPEKSRNDFLDTKLFS, from the exons ATGTTTTCTGGcatcataattttctttgttgtaCGAAGTTTGTGGattttctatcaatttttgaagagaaaaCATAATTATTGGATAGCTCGAGGTGTTGTTGGACCAAAACCAACGTTTTTAATTGGATCCTTTCCGAGTATAATCAACAAATGGAGACATAATTTGGATGAGATTTCAATTTTGTACGA AAAGTTCAAGGACAAAGCCCCATTTATTGGCATCTATTATGGCCTTAAACCAGCTTTAATGATACTTGACCCCCAAATCGCTCGAAGTATCATGATTTCAGACTTCAGTCACTTTACTGATACTGTCGGAAGTTTCAgc ATTGACAAAGAAATCGACCCATTAATCGGATTAAATCCATTTTTCTTGAAAGGAGATGAATGGAAAGAAAAACGAAGTGAAATTTCACCTGCTTTTAGCAACACAAGg atcaaatttatctttcctttgatggaaaaatcaGCCATTCAATGCATCGAAACTCTactaaaaagcaataaaaatttaaaaaatttagaaatgcgTGAAATTTGTGCTGAATTCACAACTAACGTTGTTGCATCTTCAGTTTTGGGCGTCGAAACTTGTAAAATCAACTCTTACAACTTacgaaatttatcgaaaaatgtcttgaaaccATCATTCCGACTTGTTTACGTGCTATTTTTGGCTCCTTTCTTCCCTGGAATTGCAAAACGATTAAAAGTCAAGTTATGTCGAGACCGAGAAGAGAATTTACTGAAGAAGTTATTCACAGAAGCAGTTAAAAATCGTCCTGAAAAATCACGAAACGACTTTTTAGA cacaaaacttttttcgtaa
- the LOC134837145 gene encoding probable cytochrome P450 28a5, with product MLVFFALLVVLGSLAYYYLTHNYDYWKKRGIVCPEPKLFVGNLPSTYNRKVHIVDELTEIYKTYKGKESVVGLFRGVCPELLILDPEIARNLSTTNFKNFANQGNVFGTIDKESDPLAGRNPFFLKGEEWKEKRSEIIPAFSSGRMKALFPVMEAVADKMKNYIENQMETSEYIETRELCGKYTTDVVCNSIYGVDSGALSGQQSELRDIARNVFSPTWRFYVTAVLGPALPFITKIFKFRFVPEKYEKFLTNLLKETISYRKENNIERQDFVDYLIHLREKKGLDDVEVMAHTITFFFDGVETSSITLSHVFYELAKNKQFQQKLRDMMNEIKKNDGTFEYDAVMHHEYLEQVIVETLRLHPVIPRLTRECSEDFDLELADGKKLHIEKGTNVGWPMIDFQQDPEYYGPTAKDFDPDRFNEENGGMKQFKDKGVLFPFGDGPRVCLGQRFAQTQMKCCIAHIVTSFDISVSEKMPKNPVLNPAEITLTYHGGILLKFKPIKN from the exons ATGTTGGTGTTTTTTGCGCTTCTCGTCGTTTTGGGAAGTCTCGCTTACTATTATTTAACTCACAACTACGATTATTGGAAGAAACGAGGAATTGTATGCCCCGAACCAAAACTTTTTGTGGGAAATTTGCCGAGCACTTATAATAGAAAAGTTCATATCGTCGACGAATTGACTGAAATCTacaa aacttacAAAGGCAAAGAAAGCGTTGTTGGTCTCTTCCGTGGCGTTTGTCCAGAACTCTTGATTTTGGATCCGGAAATTGCTCGAAATTTGAGCAcaacgaatttcaaaaattttgccaaTCAAGGAAATGTTTTTGGAacg aTCGACAAAGAAAGTGATCCACTTGCTGGTAGAAATCCATTTTTCTTGAAAGGTGAAGAATGGAAGGAAAAACGTTCGGAAATTATTCCAGCTTTTTCCAGCGGAAGA aTGAAGGCACTTTTTCCCGTCATGGAAGCAGTTGCCgataaaatgaagaattaCATCGAAAACCAAATGGAAACGAGTGAATATATTGAAACACGTGAGTTGTGTGGCAAATACACGACAGATGTTGTTTGTAATTCAATCTACGGCGTCGACTCCGGAGCACTTTCTGGACAACAATCAGAACTTCGTGACATTGCTCGTAACGTTTTTTCACCCACGTGGCGTTTTTACGTAACCGCTGTGCTTGGACCTGCTTTGccttttatcacaaaaatcttcaaatttcgaTTTGTACctgaaaaatacgaaaaattcctCACAAATTTACTAAAAGAGACGATTTCGTATCGCAAGGAGAACAATATCGAACGTCAGGATTTTGTCGATTACCTCATTCATTTGCGAGAAAAGAAGGGACTTGACGACGTTGAGGTTATGGCACACACAATTACGTTCTTCTTTGATGGCGTCGAGACGTCTAGCATTACGTTATCGCATGTCTTCTACGAATTGGCGAAAAATAAgcaatttcagcaaaaattacGAGACATGATGAacgaaattaagaaaaatgacgGAACTTTCGAGTATGACGCTGTAATGCATCACGAATATTTGGAACAAGTGATCGTTGAAACGCTTCGTTTGCATCCCGTTATACCGAGATTGACGCGCGAATGTTCGGAAGACTTTGACTTGGAGTTGGCAGATGGCAAAAAATTGCATATCGAAAAAGGAACGAATGTCGGATGGCCTATGATTGATTTCCAACAAGATCCGGAGTATTATGGACCGACAGCTAAAGACTTTGATCCAGATCGTTTCAATGAGGAAAATGGCGGAATGAAGCAATTTAAGGATAAAGGAGTTCTTTTTCCATTCGGCGACGGACCTCGAGTCTGTTTGGGACAGAGATTCGCTCAAACTCAGATGAAATGTTGCATCGCTCATATCGTGACGAGCTTCGATATTTCTGTAAGTGAAAAAATGCCGAAGAATCCTGTCTTGAATCCAGCTGAAATTACACTCACTTACCATGGAGGCATCTTATTGAAGTTCAAaccaatcaaaaattaa
- the LOC134827620 gene encoding probable cytochrome P450 28a5 → MLVILALLVVLGSLAYYYLTHNYGYWKKRGIAGPKPKLFVGTLPSTYNKSVHLIDELDEIYKTYKGKESVVGIYRGVVPELLILDPEIAKSCMTTHFKHFGNPGNVIGNVDKEIDPLGGRNPFFLKGEEWKEKRAEILPAFSSGRIKALFPVMQAVADNMKQYIETQMETNEDIETRELCAKYTTDVVCNSIYGVDSGAFSGQKSELRDIARNVFNFPWYFYVVLALSPTFPNIAKLFRFRFVPEKYAKFLTDLLQQTIKYRKDTKLERQDFVDFLIHLQEKKGISDVETAAHTITFFFDGIETSSITLSFVLYELAKNKQFQYKLRELLNEVKKEDGTFDYESVVDHAFLDQVVMETMRVHPVVPQLTRECTETFEMELPEGKKVTIDKGMNIGWPLANIFTDPEYYGPTADQFDPERFNEENGGMKQYKDKGVLCPFGDGPRICLGQRFAQTQIKCCIAHIVTSFDISLSPNMPEKPEYNPMHILLSYKGGIFLKFKAIKH, encoded by the exons atgttggTTATTTTGGCACTTCTTGTCGTTTTGGGGAGTCTTGCTTACTATTATTTGACTCACAATTATGGATATTGGAAGAAACGAGGAATTGCAGGTCCAAAACCAAAACTTTTCGTGGGAACTTTGCCGAGCACTTATAACAAAAGTGTTCACTTGATCGATGAATTGGACGAAATTTATAA aacatACAAGGGCAAAGAGAGTGTTGTTGGAATTTATCGCGGAGTCGTCCCAGAATTGCTGATTTTGGATCCCGAAATCGCCAAGAGCTGCATGACGACACATTTCAAGCATTTTGGGAATCCTGGAAATGTAATAGGAAat gtcGATAAAGAAATTGATCCATTAGGAGGTCGAAATCCATTTTTCTTGAAAGGCGAGGAATGGAAAGAAAAGCGCGCGGAAATTTTACCTGCTTTTTCCAGCGGAAGA attaagGCACTTTTTCCCGTTATGCAAGCAGTTGCTGACAACATGAAACAATACATCGAAACTCAAATGGAAACAAATGAAGATATTGAAACACGTGAATTGTGTGCCAAATACACAACAGATGTCGTTTGCAATTCAATCTACGGCGTTGATTCGGGAGCATTTTCCGGACAAAAATCTGAATTACGAGACATCGCTCGAAACGTTTTTAACTTCCCTTGGTACTTTTACGTGGTTCTTGCTTTGTCGCCCACATTTCCCAACATCGCAAAATTGTTCAGATTCCGTTTTGTTCctgaaaaatatgcaaaatttttaacagatttaCTCCAACAAACCATCAAATATCGCAAAGACACAAAATTGGAACGTCAGGATTTCGTCGATTTTCTCATTCATTTGCAAGAAAAGAAGGGAATAAGTGACGTAGAGACAGCTGCTCACACTATAACTTTCTTCTTCGATGGCATTGAGACTTCTAGCATCACTTTGTCTTTCGTACTGTACGAATTGGCGAAAAATAAGCAATTTCAATACAAATTACGGGAATTATTGAACGAAGTTAAGAAAGAAGACGGCACTTTTGACTACGAATCTGTTGTAGATCACGCATTTTTGGATCAAGTTGTCATGGAAACGATGCGCGTTCATCCTGTGGTGCCGCAATTGACTCGCGAATGCACCGAAACATTCGAAATGGAGTTGCCGGAAGgcaaaaaagtgacaattgATAAGGGCATGAACATTGGATGGCCTCTTGCAAACATTTTTACAGATCCGGAGTATTATGGACCGACTGCTGATCAATTCGATCCGGAACGCTTCAATGAGGAAAATGGCGGAATGAAGCAATATAAGGATAAAGGAGTTCTTTGTCCATTCGGTGATGGTCCTCGTATCTGTTTGGGACAGCGATTTGCCCAAACTCAGATCAAATGTTGCATCGCTCATATTGTGACGAGTTTTGATATTTCTTTGAGTCCAAATATGCCGGAGAAGCCTGAATATAATCCAATGCATATACTTTTGTCCTACAAAGGaggaattttcttgaaatttaaagcgataaaacattaa
- the LOC134837721 gene encoding uncharacterized protein LOC134837721, with translation MFEKLILLVLISIFGNASAQFNLTEYYRMPPLHHTENLRRCLHETEDYNVFCVVFTIIKPDNSALWHQIEVFSDDVKRHFRHDFVHSGICLRTCERQLAGLTDLERDALFVEEFPWKTGQKWYDNSTFFKNRTSHREAYGRQMNQCVNLWLKQNYNLSGSSIIHFCNTNRDTENVEYDHWHWIFLSVTLSILVSVLTASILDARRNIKGTLEHYKNKKQSPLLCFSVIRNWYRLTEVSKDEMSRDFRFLHAVRYLSVYIFVQAHHLYSYAVSPIQNAEMIETSYHDTNYIAQNNMSTVQTFYLLSGFMLYIAAHETFKKGSFNVLNCCMAIIYRYVRLVPVLLVVILFEASFLYDMMVDDGGYWKFLAEPERGYCRKNWWTNLLMINNYVNPDEMCLVHSYYIAADTQIFIFVVILLSFMFKFPKIKNWIIGIAFAMSLCIQFVVNYINKGDGMFLFTPEAKRRLYYDMSDEFKNDFITAHMNLSNFLIGVIAAMLCFYIKKRNIDLGQYKAFLAVWYAQFFMGQAILTIGAYVFFTYNFEKGVGLSLAYVFMRNIWCLNGILLLLGFVSKFESGAKRFLNWHVFTPLGRLTYSIFICHITLSRLIFGNAENLASRSYSEWFLESVGLFLIANLMAIVLCLCIEFPMTGLAKLLLRTKKKHQTENNNNENLPMQHERITFLGEPKITRC, from the exons atgtttgaaaaattgatacttTTGGTTTTGATTTCGATATTCGGAAATGCTTCTGCACAATTTAatc ttaccGAATATTATCGCATGCCTCCATTACATCATACTGAAAATCTCAGACGATGTCTCCACGAAACGGAAGATTACAACGTCTTTTGTGTGGTTTTTACGATAATTAAGCCCGATAATTCCGCACTCTGGCATCAAATTGAAGTGTTTAGTGACGACGTCAAGAGGCACTTTAGGCATGATTTTGTGCATTCCGGCATTTGTTTGCGGACATGTGAACGTCAGTTGGCTGGATTAACGGATTTGGAGCGTGACGCGTTGTTTGTCGAAGAGTTTCCGTGGAAAACGGGCCAAAAGTGGTACGATAACtcgacatttttcaaaaatagaacGAGTCATCGTGAAGCGTATGGGCGTCAAATGAACCAATGTGTGAATTTGTGGTTGAAGCAGAACTATAATTTATCGGGCTCGAGTATAATTCATTTTTGCAACACAAATCGGGATACTGAGAATGTTGAATATG atcattggcattggatttttttgtcaGTGACACTTTCAATCCTCGTTAGCGTCTTAACAGCTTCAATTTTGGATGCTCGAAGAAATATTAAAGGCACCCTTGAGCACtacaagaacaaaaaacaatCCCCGTTACTTTGTTTTTCAGTCATCCGTAACTGGTATCGCCTAACTGAAGTTTCAAAAGATGAAATGTCTcgagattttcgttttttacatGCCGTTCGTTACCTTTCcgtttacatttttgtacaagCGCACCATCTTTACTCGTATGCCGTGAGTCCCATTCAAAATGCGGAAATGATTGAAACCTCGTATCACGACACGAATTACATTGCTCAAAATAACATGAGTACAGTTCAAACTTTCTATCTCTTGAGCGGATTCATGCTTTACATTGCCGCCCATGAAACGTTCAAAAAAGGATCTTTTAACGTCTTGAATTGCTGCATGGCGATCATTTATCGTTATGTCAGACTCGTTCCAGTATTGCTAGTTGTGATTCTCTTCGAGGCATCATTTTTATATGACATGATGGTCGACGACGGCGGTTATTGGAAGTTTTTGGCAGAGCCTGAACGAGGATATTGTCGGAAAAATTGGTGGACAAATCTCTTGATGATCAATAATTACGTGAATCCGGATGAAATGTGTCTTGTTCATTCATATTACATTGCTGCCGAtacgcaaatttttatttttgtggtgATTTTGTTGAGTTTCATGtttaaatttcctaaaattaaaaattggatcATTGGAATTGCTTTTGCGATGAGTTTGTGTATTCAATTTGTCGTGAATTACATCAACAAAGGCGATggaatgtttttgtttacgcCAGa AGCTAAACGGCGACTTTACTACGACATGTCGGATGAATTCAAAAACGACTTCATTACGGCGCACATGAACCTGAGCAACTTTTTAATCGGAGTAATAGCTGCAATGTTgtgtttttacattaaaaaacgaaacataGATTTGGGTCAATATAAG GCATTTTTAGCTGTTTGGTACGCGCAGTTTTTCATGGGACAAGCAATTCTCACAATTGGTGCTTATGTCTTCTTCACCTACAACTTTGAAAAAGGAGTCGGACTTTCACTGGCATACGTTTTTATGCGAAATATTTGGTGTCTTAACGGAATTTTGCTGCTATTGGGTTTTGTTTCGAAATTTGAAT ctgGAGCAAAACGATTCCTTAACTGGCATGTTTTCACACCTTTGGGACGATTAACGTACAGTATTTTCATTTGTCACATCACGCTTTCAAGgctaatttttggaaatgcaGAAAATCTAGCCTCTCGCAGTTACTCGGAATGG ttCCTTGAATCTGTTGGACTTTTCTTGATAGCGAACTTGATGGCGattgttttgtgtttgtgcATCGAGTTTCCAATGACGGGACTTGCCAAATTGCTGTTGAGAACAAAGAAAAAGCATCAAACAGAAAAcaataacaatgaaaatttgccAATGCAGCATGAAAGAATCACTTTTTTGGGAGAGCCTAAAATTACTAGATGTTAA
- the LOC134827715 gene encoding probable cytochrome P450 28a5 produces the protein MFTTLLIFVSIVVLFYKYVTYRQSYWKRKGIKGPKPTFLAGNLFNSFLQKEAFADDVDRIYKQYKDRQGVIGIYQLLKPTLMVTDSQIVKHVLVENFKNFHMNGFEKLLNEKSDPLLAYNPFFRSGDAWKDKRSEVTPAFSPARIKAMYPLIESVCEKMKEYIEKAANSGQALEGKDLSSRYTCDVVTKCIFSADAMSFENENNEIRKQAANIFGSSFFSIIFFTMMEICPALFKTLRIGFVPKATEAFFRDLMRQAIDHRQKSNVNSQDYLDFLLQMQKKKGLSDLEVAASGITFFLDGLETSAVGISYILYELASNKEVQDKLREELKSAENLDYDTLVNLPYLDQVFHESLRMHPPAGFLNRVCTEPIELDIGKEKKFFVEKGTTLLLPIHSIHYDDANYDEPEKFKPDRFNDGAIKDYRDNGKWLTFGDGPRTCLGQRFAKAQSKACIATILLNFEISVNEKTMTPLRLDPKDFLGSALGGIWLNFKKINN, from the exons ATGTTCACAACTCTCCTAATATTTGTGTCGAttgtcgttttattttataaatatgtgACGTATCGTCAAAGTTATTGGAAGCGAAAAGGTATCAAAGGTCCCAAACCGACATTTCTTGCgggaaatttgttcaattcttTCTTGCAAAAGGAAGCATTTGCTGATGACGTTGATCGGATTTACAA gcAATACAAGGATCGACAAGGCGTAATTGGCATATATCAGCTTTTGAAACCTACGTTGATGGTCACCGACTCGCAAATCGTAAAACATGTTTTggttgaaaactttaaaaatttccacatGAATGGCTTTGAAAAACttctaaatgaaaaatcagACCCGTTATTGGCTTACAATCCATTTTTCCGATCCGGAGACGCATGGAAAGACAAACGTTCGGAAGTTACGCCAGCTTTTTCTCCTGCTCGTATTAAGGCGATGTACCCCTTGATCGAGTCGGTGTgtgaaaaaatgaaggaatatattgaaaaagccGCAAATTCTGGGCAAGCGCTCGAAGGAAAAGAC CTTTCATCACGTTACACTTGTGATGTCGTCACGAAATGTATTTTCTCCGCAGATGCCATGTCTTTCGAAAATGAGAACAACGAGATACGGAAACAAGCTGCCAACATCTTTGGATcgtcatttttctccattattTTCTTCACAATGATGGAAATTTGTCCTGCTTTGTTCAAAACACTTCGTATTGGGTTCGTACCAAAGGCAACTGAAGCATTTTTCCGAGATTTGATGCGACAAGCGATCGATCATCGTCAAAAAAGTAACGTCAATAGTCAGGATTACCTTGATTTCTTGCTGCAAATGCAGAAAAAGAAGGGACTGTCAGATTTGGAAGTTGCTGCTAGCGGAATTACGTTCTTCTTGGATGGCCTTGAGACATCTGCTGTTGGAATTTCGTACATTTTATACGAg cttgccAGTAACAAAGAAGTTCAAGACAAGTTGCGAGAAGAACTGAAATCAGCTGAAAATTTGGATTATGATACTCTTGTGAACCTACCTTATCTAGATCAAGTATTCCATG aAAGTTTACGGATGCATCCTCCAGCGGGTTTTCTCAATCGTGTGTGCACTGAACCCATTGAACTTGACAttgggaaagaaaaaaaattcttcgttgAAAAAGGAACCACATTACTTCTTCCAATTCACTCCATTCACTATGACGATGCCAACTACGACGAAcccgaaaaattcaaacctGATCGTTTCAACGATGGCGCCATCAAGGATTATCGCGATAACGGCAAATGGTTGACTTTCGGCGATGGACCTCGTACTTGTTTGGGACAGCGATTCGCAAAAGCACAATCCAAAGCTTGTATCGCCAcgattttgttgaattttgaaatttccgtGAATGAAAAGACCATGACACCATTGCGTTTGGACCCAAAAGACTTCCTTGGATCAGCTCTCGGCGGAATTTggcttaattttaagaaaattaacaattaa